A region from the Kribbella shirazensis genome encodes:
- a CDS encoding bifunctional glycosyltransferase family 2/GtrA family protein: protein MQIPGHHPRVEIVVPVKNEENDLGPNIRRLREFLDTAFPFPAEVCIADNGSTDATYEIGLLLASEMAGVRVVRLEQSGRGRALKQVWSESTAEVLAYMDVDLSTNLNALLPLVAPLFAGHSDVAIGTRLANSSRVVRRPKREFISRSYNLLLRATLSARFSDAQCGFKAIRADVARELLPLVEDTSWFFDTELLVLAEQAGLRIHEVPVDWVDDLDSRVAIAKTVGEDLRGIARLMRGRVDLEPIRRQYGRPRILDPRTALAARVLRFCAVGVLSTAAYALLYLVLRQGMPAQGANVLALLITAVGNTALNRRITFGVRGVEGRWRHQLRGLVTFGIGWSLTAASLWLLHTAVTAPHQAVEVTVLTIANLAATVVRFSLFQTWVFDDDAPTLPALEPPAVLDHTRSN from the coding sequence ATGCAGATTCCAGGTCATCATCCTCGGGTCGAGATCGTCGTACCCGTCAAGAACGAGGAAAACGATCTCGGACCGAACATCAGACGGTTGCGGGAGTTTCTCGACACCGCTTTCCCGTTTCCGGCCGAGGTCTGCATCGCGGACAACGGAAGTACGGACGCGACCTATGAGATCGGCCTCCTGCTGGCGAGCGAGATGGCCGGGGTCAGGGTCGTCCGGCTCGAGCAGTCCGGGCGCGGCCGTGCGCTGAAACAGGTCTGGTCCGAGAGCACCGCCGAGGTGCTCGCCTATATGGACGTCGACCTGTCCACCAACCTGAACGCCTTGCTGCCGCTGGTCGCGCCGCTGTTCGCCGGGCACAGCGATGTTGCCATCGGCACCCGGCTGGCGAACAGTTCCCGAGTGGTACGGCGACCGAAGCGGGAGTTCATCTCGCGCTCGTACAATCTGTTGCTACGGGCAACGTTGAGTGCTCGCTTCTCGGACGCACAGTGCGGATTCAAGGCGATCCGCGCGGACGTGGCGCGGGAGCTGCTGCCCCTGGTGGAGGACACCAGCTGGTTCTTCGACACCGAGCTTCTGGTGCTCGCCGAGCAGGCGGGCCTGAGGATCCACGAAGTACCGGTGGACTGGGTGGACGACCTGGACTCGCGGGTCGCGATCGCGAAGACGGTCGGCGAGGATCTGCGGGGGATCGCTCGACTGATGCGCGGCCGGGTTGACTTGGAGCCGATCCGCCGGCAGTACGGCCGGCCGCGGATCCTCGATCCCCGGACGGCGCTCGCGGCGCGGGTACTGCGCTTCTGCGCAGTCGGTGTGTTGAGCACAGCGGCGTACGCGCTGCTCTATCTCGTCCTGCGGCAAGGGATGCCGGCCCAGGGCGCCAACGTGCTCGCACTCCTGATCACAGCGGTCGGCAACACCGCGCTCAACCGGCGGATCACGTTCGGCGTGCGCGGCGTGGAGGGCCGGTGGCGGCATCAGCTGCGCGGCCTGGTCACCTTCGGCATCGGCTGGAGCCTGACCGCCGCGTCGCTCTGGTTGCTCCACACCGCGGTCACCGCGCCGCATCAGGCGGTCGAAGTCACCGTTCTGACCATCGCGAACCTGGCCGCCACCGTGGTCCGGTTCAGCCTCTTCCAGACGTGGGTGTTCGACGACGACGCGCCTACCTTGCCCGCCCTCGAACCCCCAGCGGTTCTCGACCACACACGGAGCAACTGA
- a CDS encoding glycosyltransferase family 39 protein — protein MTTVSDPVEATRPRAITTQYTLSRDKILYGGLLALTAIAYLWGLSRNGYANEYYAAAVQAGSTSWKAWFFGSFDASSFITVDKTPASLWVMGLSGRIFGFSSWSMLVPEALMGVASVGFVYVSVRRWFSANAGLLAGAILALTPVAVLMFRFNNPDALLILLLCAGAWAVTRAIDSTKYAARWMMLAGALVGFGFLTKMLQAFLILPAFGIAYLVAGKPALGKRLVHLLLATGSLIVSAGWWVAIVELMPASARPYIGGSSTNSILELTLGYNGLGRLSGNETGSVGGGTGNPGWGGATGLQRLFGGEFASQIAWLLPAALLATVVLVVAAGKAPRTDRKRAFALLWGGWLVVTGLVFSYMQGIIHSYYMIALAPAIGALIGAAMAVLWRRRSEWLPRTTLAGGILLTAGWSFALLNQTPPWQPWLRWAVLVTGVLAAGVLMLLPELKLHRLAARRAGLFVAALLTVSALAGPTAYSLSTISTAYAGALPSAGPSGAGGTGGRGGFGGGRMGMPPGQNGNGTTQQPGTGTTQPGTGTTRQGGAGGVGGFLGGGGTSGVSSELVALLQEGAKGYTWAAAAVTANGAAPLQIASEEPIMAIGGFNGTDAAPTLAEFKELVAQGKIHYFVGGGGGMMGGRGGTSNEITTWVSENFQSQTVGNTTIYDLTTGTGA, from the coding sequence ATGACGACTGTCTCCGATCCCGTCGAGGCGACACGGCCTCGCGCGATCACGACGCAGTACACCTTGAGTCGCGACAAGATCCTGTACGGCGGCCTGCTGGCGCTGACCGCGATCGCATACCTGTGGGGCCTGTCCCGGAACGGCTACGCCAACGAGTACTACGCGGCCGCGGTCCAGGCCGGGTCGACGAGCTGGAAGGCCTGGTTCTTCGGGTCGTTCGACGCGTCGAGCTTCATCACCGTCGACAAGACGCCCGCCTCGCTGTGGGTGATGGGACTGTCCGGGCGGATCTTCGGCTTCAGCAGCTGGAGCATGCTGGTGCCCGAGGCGCTCATGGGCGTGGCGAGCGTCGGCTTCGTGTACGTGTCCGTCCGGCGCTGGTTCTCCGCCAACGCGGGCCTGCTGGCCGGGGCGATCCTCGCGCTGACGCCGGTCGCCGTACTGATGTTCCGGTTCAACAACCCGGATGCGCTGCTGATCCTGCTGCTCTGCGCCGGCGCGTGGGCGGTGACGCGGGCGATCGACTCGACCAAGTACGCGGCGCGGTGGATGATGCTGGCCGGTGCGCTGGTCGGCTTCGGGTTCCTGACGAAGATGCTGCAGGCGTTCCTGATCCTGCCGGCGTTCGGGATCGCGTACCTGGTGGCCGGCAAGCCTGCGCTCGGGAAGCGCCTGGTGCACCTCCTGCTGGCGACGGGCTCGCTGATCGTGAGCGCCGGGTGGTGGGTCGCGATCGTCGAGCTGATGCCGGCGTCGGCACGGCCGTACATCGGCGGGTCGTCGACGAACAGCATTCTCGAGCTGACGCTCGGCTACAACGGACTCGGGCGGTTGAGCGGCAATGAGACCGGATCAGTCGGTGGCGGTACCGGCAACCCCGGGTGGGGTGGCGCGACTGGTCTTCAGCGGCTGTTCGGTGGTGAGTTCGCCTCGCAGATCGCCTGGTTGTTGCCGGCTGCGTTGCTTGCGACCGTCGTACTGGTAGTTGCTGCGGGCAAGGCGCCGCGGACGGATCGGAAGCGGGCGTTCGCGTTGCTGTGGGGCGGCTGGCTGGTGGTCACCGGGCTGGTGTTCAGCTACATGCAGGGCATCATCCACAGCTACTACATGATCGCGCTCGCGCCGGCGATCGGTGCGCTGATCGGTGCGGCGATGGCGGTGCTCTGGCGACGGCGTTCGGAATGGTTGCCGCGAACAACATTGGCGGGCGGGATCCTGCTGACGGCCGGGTGGAGCTTCGCGTTGCTGAACCAGACGCCGCCGTGGCAGCCGTGGTTGCGCTGGGCGGTGCTCGTGACCGGCGTACTCGCTGCTGGGGTCTTGATGTTGCTGCCGGAGCTGAAGCTGCACCGGCTGGCGGCTCGGCGGGCTGGGCTCTTCGTCGCGGCGCTGCTCACGGTGAGCGCGCTGGCGGGACCGACGGCGTACTCGCTGTCGACGATCAGTACGGCGTATGCCGGGGCGCTGCCGTCCGCGGGACCGTCGGGTGCCGGCGGGACGGGCGGACGTGGTGGCTTCGGCGGCGGGCGGATGGGGATGCCGCCTGGTCAGAACGGCAACGGTACGACGCAGCAGCCGGGCACGGGTACTACGCAGCCCGGGACGGGTACAACGCGGCAGGGTGGTGCCGGAGGTGTTGGTGGATTCCTTGGTGGGGGTGGGACCAGCGGGGTGTCGAGTGAGCTGGTGGCGCTGCTGCAGGAGGGTGCGAAGGGGTACACCTGGGCTGCCGCCGCGGTGACCGCGAACGGGGCCGCGCCGCTGCAGATCGCCTCTGAGGAGCCGATCATGGCGATCGGCGGGTTCAACGGGACGGACGCGGCGCCGACGCTGGCCGAGTTCAAGGAACTGGTTGCCCAGGGCAAGATTCACTATTTCGTCGGCGGTGGCGGCGGGATGATGGGCGGCCGCGGCGGCACCTCCAACGAGATCACCACCTGGGTGAGCGAGAACTTCCAGTCCCAGACCGTCGGCAACACCACCATCTACGACCTCACCACCGGAACAGGAGCATGA
- a CDS encoding TetR family transcriptional regulator C-terminal domain-containing protein, with protein sequence MSTQVPRGADRRDAIADAAIHLVATRGLRGLTHRAVDAEAGLPPGSTSYYLRTRNALLTACVNRMLTRDVAGMPPAGADPVELMVELTTGLARDRADDLVARYELSLEASRQPELRAAIDEGGRQLRAMLGQLLAGLGIRDPETAAWPVAAMLDGLMYDRVAGTGAMLSPDAFEAAVRRSVTALIAGLRDGR encoded by the coding sequence GTGAGCACACAGGTTCCGCGCGGTGCGGATCGCCGGGACGCCATCGCGGACGCCGCGATCCACCTCGTCGCGACCCGCGGACTGCGGGGCCTCACCCACCGGGCCGTCGACGCGGAAGCGGGCCTGCCGCCGGGCTCCACGTCGTACTACCTGCGCACGCGGAACGCCCTGCTCACCGCCTGCGTGAACCGGATGCTCACCCGCGATGTGGCCGGGATGCCCCCGGCCGGGGCGGACCCGGTCGAGCTGATGGTGGAGCTGACGACAGGACTCGCGCGGGACCGGGCGGACGACCTGGTCGCGCGGTACGAGTTGTCGCTCGAGGCGAGCCGTCAGCCGGAACTGCGGGCGGCGATCGACGAGGGCGGGCGGCAACTGCGCGCGATGCTCGGTCAGTTGCTGGCCGGGCTGGGCATCCGCGACCCGGAAACCGCGGCATGGCCGGTCGCCGCGATGCTCGACGGGCTGATGTACGACCGCGTCGCCGGGACGGGGGCCATGTTGTCGCCCGACGCCTTCGAGGCCGCCGTACGACGCTCTGTGACAGCGCTGATCGCGGGGCTCAGAGACGGTCGGTGA
- a CDS encoding FAD-dependent monooxygenase, with product MSTAIVVGAGIGGVTAAVALQRCGWQVTVLERAPELGEVGAGISVWPSAVAVLEELGVKGVEKASVPSQPAGMRKPDGRWVVSAAQLGVEIPVMIHRAQLHDLITAEFGPAVTVRTGYDVRTVEQDADGVTVNGELRAELLVAADGIRSVVRGALYPQYAGPRYSGFTAYRGIADVDLDDGGGETWGSGRVFGFARLIDGRFYWYGTANQPAGAKSEPTVFESWHDPIPRLIAGSEKILQNDIYDLTLPLVPFVRGRVVLLGDAAHAMTPNLGRGACSAIEDAGALARHLGSAGELAAALTAYDAERRRATTKLVRLSRNLGRIAQTENRVVRTVRDGLFAVGGKLVSLRARK from the coding sequence ATGAGTACGGCGATCGTGGTCGGAGCGGGGATCGGAGGGGTCACCGCTGCTGTCGCGCTGCAACGGTGCGGCTGGCAGGTCACAGTGCTGGAGCGTGCTCCGGAGCTGGGCGAGGTGGGGGCCGGTATCTCGGTCTGGCCGTCGGCGGTCGCCGTGCTCGAGGAGCTCGGGGTGAAGGGCGTCGAGAAGGCGTCCGTACCGTCCCAACCGGCCGGCATGCGCAAGCCCGACGGCCGCTGGGTGGTCAGTGCGGCGCAGCTCGGCGTGGAGATCCCGGTGATGATCCATCGGGCGCAGTTGCACGACCTGATCACGGCCGAGTTCGGTCCCGCGGTGACAGTCCGGACCGGGTACGACGTACGCACGGTGGAGCAGGACGCGGACGGGGTCACGGTCAACGGGGAGCTGCGGGCGGAGCTGCTGGTGGCCGCCGACGGGATCCGGAGCGTGGTGCGTGGAGCGCTGTACCCGCAGTACGCAGGCCCGCGGTACTCCGGTTTCACCGCGTACCGGGGGATCGCGGACGTCGACCTCGACGACGGTGGTGGCGAGACCTGGGGCTCGGGGCGGGTGTTCGGGTTCGCGCGGCTGATCGACGGGCGGTTCTACTGGTACGGGACCGCGAACCAGCCGGCCGGCGCGAAGAGCGAGCCGACGGTGTTCGAGAGCTGGCACGACCCGATCCCGCGGCTGATCGCGGGCAGCGAGAAGATCTTGCAGAACGACATCTACGACCTGACGTTGCCGCTGGTGCCGTTCGTGCGGGGCAGGGTGGTGCTGCTCGGCGACGCGGCACATGCCATGACGCCGAACCTGGGCCGCGGTGCCTGCTCCGCGATCGAGGACGCCGGCGCACTGGCGCGACACCTCGGTAGCGCCGGCGAGCTGGCGGCCGCGCTGACGGCGTACGACGCCGAACGCCGGCGCGCGACGACCAAGCTGGTCAGACTGTCGCGGAACCTCGGCCGGATCGCCCAGACCGAGAACCGCGTGGTCCGCACGGTCCGCGACGGCCTGTTCGCGGTGGGCGGCAAACTGGTGTCCCTGCGCGCCCGGAAATAG
- a CDS encoding phosphoribosylaminoimidazolesuccinocarboxamide synthase, with protein MTTPPQAPEIDGAKHIHSGKVRDLYELESGELLMVASDRMSAFDWILETLIPDKGKVLTAMSLWWFEQLDVPNHIISTDVPAEVAGRAVVCEKLSMFPVECVARGYLSGSGLVDYNATGAVCGIPLPAGLVEGSRLETPIFTPATKAELGDHDENVSYDAVVATVGADIAAVLRQATLDVYSKARAMAEERGIILADTKFEFGARPDGTIVLADEVLTPDSSRFWPADQWAPGKQQPSYDKQIVRDWLQFESGWDRASGEAPPPLSDEVVERTRSSYISAYEQLTGRKFEG; from the coding sequence GTGACCACACCTCCGCAGGCCCCTGAGATCGACGGTGCGAAGCACATCCACTCCGGCAAGGTCCGGGACCTGTACGAGCTGGAGTCCGGTGAGCTGCTGATGGTCGCGAGCGACCGGATGAGTGCGTTCGACTGGATCCTGGAGACGCTGATCCCCGACAAGGGGAAGGTGCTCACCGCGATGAGCCTGTGGTGGTTCGAGCAGCTCGACGTGCCGAACCACATCATCTCCACGGACGTACCGGCGGAGGTCGCCGGACGGGCCGTGGTGTGCGAGAAGCTGTCGATGTTCCCGGTCGAGTGCGTGGCCCGCGGATACCTGAGCGGCTCCGGCCTCGTGGACTACAACGCCACCGGCGCGGTGTGCGGGATCCCGCTGCCGGCGGGCCTGGTCGAGGGCTCGCGCCTGGAGACCCCGATCTTCACGCCGGCCACCAAGGCCGAGCTGGGCGACCACGACGAGAACGTGTCGTACGACGCGGTGGTGGCGACCGTCGGCGCGGACATCGCGGCCGTCCTGCGGCAGGCGACGCTCGACGTGTACAGCAAGGCGCGGGCGATGGCCGAGGAGCGCGGGATCATCCTGGCCGACACGAAGTTCGAGTTCGGGGCGCGGCCGGACGGGACGATCGTGCTGGCCGACGAGGTGCTGACGCCGGACTCGAGCCGCTTCTGGCCGGCCGACCAGTGGGCCCCGGGCAAGCAGCAGCCGTCGTACGACAAGCAGATCGTGCGGGACTGGCTGCAGTTCGAGTCCGGCTGGGACCGCGCGTCCGGTGAGGCCCCGCCGCCGCTGTCGGACGAGGTGGTCGAGCGGACGAGGTCTTCGTACATCAGCGCCTACGAGCAGCTGACCGGCCGGAAGTTCGAGGGCTAG
- a CDS encoding CDP-alcohol phosphatidyltransferase family protein, whose product MTTAVPLAVRPALLLGVPNRITLIRTVIAMVIATYAFRTGDLTWLVLGYFSYWFGDSLDGWVARRRKEESLSGAVFDIVCDRACSFLLAAAFMATYPETIGPLAIYLVQFGVLDTMLSFAFLLWPWVLSPNYFHKVDRPIYLWNWSKPAKAMNTGAVVISLLVGAQTGAHWLPYSVAIAACVVKVVSSYRLVEILCGRRPAVPGEPR is encoded by the coding sequence ATGACGACCGCAGTACCGCTTGCCGTCCGCCCGGCACTCCTGCTGGGTGTGCCCAACCGCATCACCCTGATCCGGACCGTGATCGCGATGGTGATCGCCACCTACGCGTTCCGCACCGGCGACCTGACCTGGCTGGTGCTGGGGTACTTCTCGTACTGGTTCGGCGACAGCCTCGACGGCTGGGTGGCTCGCCGCCGGAAGGAAGAGTCCCTGTCCGGTGCGGTGTTCGACATCGTCTGCGACCGGGCGTGCTCGTTCCTGCTGGCGGCCGCGTTCATGGCGACGTACCCGGAGACCATCGGGCCGCTGGCGATCTACCTGGTGCAGTTCGGCGTACTGGACACCATGCTGTCGTTCGCGTTCCTGCTCTGGCCGTGGGTGCTCAGCCCGAACTACTTCCACAAGGTCGACCGGCCGATCTACCTCTGGAACTGGTCCAAGCCCGCCAAGGCGATGAACACCGGCGCGGTGGTGATCTCGCTGCTCGTCGGCGCCCAGACCGGCGCGCACTGGCTGCCGTACTCCGTCGCGATCGCGGCCTGCGTGGTGAAGGTGGTCTCGTCGTACCGGCTCGTGGAGATCCTCTGCGGCCGCCGGCCCGCCGTCCCCGGGGAGCCACGGTGA
- a CDS encoding FtsX-like permease family protein, which yields MTLETLVQLARSRTPADRNRVQLATAALALSGAVLLGALRIARLGKGELSPEVYSNYVAESGLRSGLIAILIILAVLTGGLAVQALRLGTAARERRLAALRLAGASRKQLRQLTVTDAAMAGLAGGLLAGPTYLLLSLLFGALPRMTRVLPGAELWDAAMWVPVVVMMTAAGAVIGSLLHRDGPVAREQQQSTAQRRTGIIAGPVLIALGLLTSQYLGYVGSTILLAGLALFFFNMSAVWIRAVGRRLQRSADPANLLTGVRLVTDSRPSSRISMLLGCCGFLVGTMASGIASVVDDDNMAAPATFYNTGFGLAIVGLVLVVLTAMAALIVGVADQLVDQRRQFASLTALGVDLPFLRRVIRRQLTTVAAPALAVGLLFGAVAGVNRVAGGAVEPFDPGTLLLAAALTAGGWLLGHLGGAAAGFLLRNQLRDALDPENLRAA from the coding sequence ATGACGCTCGAGACGCTGGTGCAGCTGGCTCGCTCGCGGACCCCTGCCGACCGCAACCGCGTCCAGCTGGCCACTGCGGCTCTGGCTCTGAGCGGCGCCGTCCTCCTCGGGGCACTGCGCATCGCCCGTCTTGGCAAGGGCGAGCTGAGTCCAGAGGTCTACAGCAACTACGTCGCCGAGAGCGGCCTCCGCTCCGGCCTGATCGCGATCCTCATCATTCTCGCCGTCCTCACCGGAGGCCTGGCGGTTCAGGCCCTGCGCCTGGGTACGGCGGCCCGCGAACGGCGACTGGCCGCGCTCCGGCTGGCAGGTGCGTCCAGAAAGCAACTGCGGCAGCTGACCGTGACCGACGCGGCCATGGCGGGGCTGGCGGGAGGCCTGCTCGCGGGACCGACCTACCTGTTGCTGAGTCTGCTGTTCGGCGCACTGCCCCGGATGACCCGCGTCCTTCCCGGTGCGGAGCTGTGGGACGCGGCCATGTGGGTCCCGGTCGTTGTGATGATGACAGCGGCCGGTGCGGTCATCGGCAGCCTGCTGCACCGCGACGGGCCGGTCGCGCGCGAGCAGCAGCAGTCCACAGCGCAGCGCCGTACCGGCATCATCGCCGGGCCTGTACTGATCGCGCTCGGGCTCCTCACCTCGCAGTACCTGGGCTACGTGGGGTCGACGATCCTGCTGGCCGGTCTGGCGCTGTTCTTCTTCAACATGTCTGCGGTCTGGATCCGTGCAGTAGGGCGACGGCTGCAGCGATCCGCGGATCCGGCCAACCTGCTGACCGGCGTCCGGCTGGTGACGGACTCCAGGCCCTCCTCCCGGATCAGCATGCTGCTGGGCTGCTGCGGCTTCCTCGTCGGCACCATGGCGAGCGGAATCGCCAGCGTCGTCGACGACGACAACATGGCAGCGCCTGCGACGTTCTACAACACCGGATTCGGGCTGGCGATCGTCGGACTCGTGCTGGTGGTGCTGACCGCCATGGCCGCACTGATCGTCGGCGTCGCGGACCAACTGGTCGACCAGCGTCGCCAGTTCGCGAGCCTGACCGCTCTCGGCGTCGACCTGCCGTTCCTTCGACGGGTCATCCGCCGTCAGCTGACCACCGTCGCGGCTCCGGCCCTGGCCGTCGGTCTGCTGTTCGGCGCGGTCGCCGGCGTCAACCGGGTGGCCGGCGGCGCGGTGGAGCCGTTCGATCCAGGCACGCTGCTGCTCGCGGCAGCCCTGACGGCCGGGGGCTGGTTGCTCGGTCACCTCGGCGGCGCGGCCGCCGGCTTCCTGCTTCGCAACCAACTCCGGGACGCACTCGATCCCGAGAATCTGAGGGCAGCATGA
- a CDS encoding ABC transporter ATP-binding protein produces MNALALERVEYSYRRNAALRGVSLQLKPGEVVAVTGASGCGKSTLLHCAAGILAPDAGTVQVDGQDLAALPEERRAALRRTKIGIVLQFGQLVPDLPLVDNVALPLLLGGHERGEAHVSAMNWLEQVGIADDATAVPAELSGGQTQRAAVARALITGPSVVLADEPTGSLDSRAGQELLDVLLEAARQRGSALLMVTHDNLVAASADREIRLRDGLIQHEVAL; encoded by the coding sequence ATGAATGCCTTGGCATTGGAGCGCGTCGAGTACTCGTACCGACGCAACGCGGCGCTGCGTGGCGTCAGCCTGCAGCTCAAGCCGGGTGAGGTCGTCGCTGTCACCGGTGCGAGCGGCTGCGGCAAGTCGACACTGCTGCACTGCGCGGCGGGCATCCTCGCTCCGGACGCCGGCACGGTCCAGGTGGACGGTCAGGACCTGGCTGCGCTGCCGGAAGAACGGCGCGCGGCACTCCGGCGTACGAAGATCGGCATCGTGCTGCAGTTCGGACAACTGGTGCCCGACCTGCCGCTGGTCGACAACGTGGCGCTGCCGCTGCTCCTGGGCGGTCATGAGCGCGGCGAAGCGCACGTGTCCGCGATGAACTGGCTGGAACAGGTCGGCATCGCTGACGATGCAACTGCCGTTCCAGCCGAGTTGTCCGGCGGCCAGACCCAGCGTGCCGCGGTAGCGCGCGCATTGATCACCGGACCGTCCGTAGTACTCGCGGACGAGCCGACCGGCAGCTTGGACAGCCGGGCCGGCCAGGAACTGCTCGACGTACTGCTGGAAGCCGCTCGTCAGCGTGGCTCAGCCCTGCTGATGGTTACGCACGACAACCTCGTCGCTGCCTCGGCGGATCGCGAGATCCGGCTGCGTGACGGCCTGATCCAGCACGAGGTGGCGCTCTGA
- a CDS encoding PadR family transcriptional regulator, producing the protein MATAELVLGLLSAGPAHGYDVKRGHDAWFPDSRPLAFGQVYTTLGRLERDGLVEVVDKTSGGGPDRTVYALTSKGRDHLADWLTDPVPPAWGSADEVLRKLVAAIRTGGDAAGFLARQRASHLRRIRELRETPADDDPTSPLVREYIVAHLDADLRWLDSALDRISEQRGARP; encoded by the coding sequence ATGGCCACTGCGGAGCTCGTCCTGGGACTGCTGTCCGCCGGGCCCGCGCACGGGTACGACGTGAAGCGCGGTCACGACGCGTGGTTCCCGGACAGCCGGCCGCTGGCGTTCGGGCAGGTGTACACGACGCTCGGGCGGCTGGAGCGGGACGGACTGGTCGAGGTGGTCGACAAGACCTCCGGCGGCGGCCCGGACCGGACCGTCTACGCACTCACCAGCAAGGGCCGAGACCACCTCGCGGACTGGCTCACCGATCCGGTCCCGCCGGCCTGGGGCAGTGCCGACGAGGTACTGCGGAAGCTGGTGGCGGCCATCCGGACAGGGGGCGACGCCGCAGGGTTCCTGGCCCGTCAGCGCGCCAGCCACCTCCGCCGCATCCGGGAACTGCGGGAGACCCCGGCCGACGACGACCCGACCTCACCACTGGTCCGCGAGTACATCGTGGCCCATCTCGACGCCGATCTGCGCTGGCTGGACAGCGCCCTGGACCGCATCTCGGAGCAGAGGGGAGCTCGCCCATGA
- the purS gene encoding phosphoribosylformylglycinamidine synthase subunit PurS, which translates to MARVVVDVMLKPEILDPQGKAVHGAFGRLGFDGVADVRQGKRFEITLDGEATEERVAEIRKAADTLLANPVIEDYTLHVETGQ; encoded by the coding sequence GTGGCTCGCGTTGTCGTCGACGTCATGCTCAAGCCCGAGATCCTCGACCCGCAGGGCAAGGCGGTGCACGGCGCGTTCGGCCGGCTCGGCTTCGACGGCGTGGCCGACGTCCGGCAGGGAAAGCGCTTCGAGATCACCCTGGACGGTGAGGCGACCGAGGAGCGGGTCGCCGAGATCCGGAAGGCCGCGGACACCTTGCTGGCCAACCCGGTGATCGAGGACTACACGCTGCACGTGGAGACCGGGCAGTGA
- the purQ gene encoding phosphoribosylformylglycinamidine synthase subunit PurQ, which yields MKIGVVTFPGSLDDVDARRAAAVAGAEAVALWHGDADLHGVDAVVLPGGFSYGDYLRAGAISRFAPVMETIIKRAGEGMPVLGICNGFQVLCESHLLPGALIKNHHRKFVCKDQALRIENNSTAWTSDYDANHEITIVLKNQDGSYVADEATLDRLEGEGRVVARYLGNPNGSYRDIAGITNERGNVVGLMPHPEHAVETLTGPTTDGLGFFTSVLKAVVAS from the coding sequence GTGAAGATCGGGGTCGTCACCTTCCCGGGTTCGCTCGACGACGTCGACGCCCGCCGCGCGGCCGCGGTCGCGGGCGCCGAGGCGGTCGCGCTCTGGCACGGCGACGCGGACCTGCACGGCGTGGACGCGGTCGTCCTGCCCGGCGGGTTCTCGTACGGCGACTACCTGCGCGCCGGTGCGATCTCCCGGTTCGCGCCGGTGATGGAGACGATCATCAAGCGCGCCGGCGAGGGGATGCCGGTGCTCGGCATCTGCAACGGCTTCCAGGTGCTCTGCGAGTCGCACCTGCTGCCCGGCGCCCTGATCAAGAACCACCACCGCAAGTTCGTCTGCAAGGACCAGGCGCTGCGGATCGAGAACAACAGCACCGCGTGGACCAGCGACTACGACGCGAACCACGAGATCACCATCGTGCTGAAGAACCAGGACGGTTCGTACGTCGCCGACGAGGCGACGCTGGATCGGCTGGAGGGGGAGGGCCGGGTCGTGGCCCGCTACCTCGGCAACCCGAACGGCTCGTACCGCGACATCGCCGGGATCACCAACGAGCGCGGCAACGTGGTCGGCCTGATGCCGCACCCGGAGCACGCCGTCGAGACACTCACCGGCCCGACCACGGACGGCCTGGGCTTCTTCACCTCGGTGCTGAAGGCCGTCGTCGCCTCCTGA